Proteins found in one Leucoraja erinacea ecotype New England chromosome 34, Leri_hhj_1, whole genome shotgun sequence genomic segment:
- the marchf8 gene encoding E3 ubiquitin-protein ligase MARCH8: MKLQNEKPLGHSNSRSSNISKVGSPTSVTPPHTFSRTSVSPSDQDICSPDAIPSEHVPPSPLQTVVVLARPQSKSSLVHEVVATGGRQDVAQRPRKWSSLGEDWARLLWPGVRAADVGEVKHSQSLDDVYTKPVRSSSNMSFVGRTCSDGKLTPVQERSSKAKKHHHLKRREDHYKPLQNIPSSQVQSFACGLWGSRGARDGRCVLEVAVAERDPGSGRSRLYRLFFPAVPASNPCAPTSFPEPERSAARPPATKLSSDSFCSGDIGDDDVFEEEDPADRAAELGAADHGQRAPLCSFEGDSDLERPSLTSVQWCPSPPLSPSWEVCRICHCEGDDEGPLITPCHCTGSLRYVHQACLQQWVKSSDTRCCELCKYEFIMETKLKPLRKWEKLQMTASERRKILCSVTFHIIAITCVVWSLYVLIDRTAEEIKQGQTNGILEWPFWTKLVVVAIGFIGGLVFMYVQCKVYIQLWKRLKAYNRVIYVQNCPETSRKSVAEKPPAMEQSCENKQTPSLQCSSFNSLHCTEPEDHGLGILNV, translated from the exons AATGAGAAGCCTCTGGGCCATTCTAATAGTCGCTCCAGCAACATCTCCAAG GTAGGCAGCCCGACATCGGTGACGCCACCTCACACCTTCTCCAGGACCTCGGTCAGCCCCTCGGACCAGGACATCTGCAG TCCAGATGCAATTCCTTCTGAGCATGTGCCACCCAGTCCACTGCAGACTGTTGTAGTCCTGGCTAGGCCCCAAAGCAAATCTTCTCTGGTCCACGAGGTTGTTGCGACCGGTGGCCGCCAAGACGTGGCGCAGAGACCGAGGAAGTGGAGCTCGCTCGGGGAAGATTGGGCACGACTCCTTTGGCCTGGGGTGAGGGCCGCGGACGTCGGGGAGGTGAAGCACTCCCAGTCCCTCGACGACGTGTACACCAAGCCCGTCCGCTCGTCGAGCAACATGAGCTTTGTCGGCCGCACCTGCTCTGACGGAAAACTCACGCCCGTCCAAGAGAGGAGCTCAAAGGCGAAGAAACACCACCACCTGAAGAGACGGGAAGACCACTACAAGCCCTTGCAGAACATCCCCAGTTCTCAGGTGCAGTCCTTTGCCTGCGGACTGTGGGGGAGCCGAGGGGCTAGAGACGGCCGCTGTGTGTTGGAGGTGGCGGTCGCTGAGCGGGATCCGGGCAGCGGAAGGTCCCGCCTGTATCGACTCTTCTTCCCCGCCGTGCCCGCGTCCAACCCCTGCGCACCGACGAGCTTTCCCGAACCGGAGCGGAGCGCCGCTCGCCCGCCCGCCACCAAGTTGTCCAGCGACTCCTTCTGCTCCGGGGACATCGGAGACGACGATGTCTTCGAGGAAGAAGATCCCGCGGACAGGGCGGCTGAGCTGGGAGCCGCGGACCACGGCCAACGAGCCCCCCTTTGCTCATTCGAAGGTGACAGCGATCTCGAGCGCCCTTCCCTCACATCTGTACAATGGTGTCCCTCACCCCCTCTTTCACCATCCTGGGAAGTGTGCAG AATATGCCACTgcgaaggagatgatgagggtcCACTCATCACGCCGTGCCACTGCACGGGGAGCCTCCGGTACGTGCACCAGGCCTGCCTGCAGCAGTGGGTCAAGAGCTCGGACACGCGCTGCTGCGAGCTCTGTAAATACGAGTTCATCATGGAGACCAAGTTAAAACCGCTGCGCAAA TGGGAGAAGTTGCAGATGACAGCGAGCGAGAGGAGGAAGATCCTGTGCTCAGTCACGTTCCATATCATCGCAATCACCTGCGTGGTGTGGTCATTATACGTCCTCATTGACAGGACAGCCGAGGAGATTAAACAAGGCCAGACCAACG GTATTTTAGAGTGGCCGTTTTGGACTAAGCTGGTGGTTGTGGCAATTGGATTCATTGGCGGACTTGTGTTCATGTACGTCCAGTGTAAAGTGTACATACAGCTGTGGAAGAGACTGAAGGCGTACAACAGGGTGATATACGTGCAGAACTGCCCAGAGACCAGCAGGAAGAGCGTAGCGGAGAAACCACCTGCAATGGAGCAAAGTTgtgagaacaagcaaactccctCACTGCAGTGTTCAAGTTTCAACTCTCTGCATTGCACCGAGCCCGAGGACCATGGGCTGGGAATACTCAATGTCTAA